Proteins found in one Subtercola endophyticus genomic segment:
- a CDS encoding stage II sporulation protein M: protein MDLDAFSAAHRDDWARLDDLGRRRTYSGAEADELIDRYQSGATELSALKTSAGSTVAGDRLSVSLSRARQRFTGSSANLFAAIPAFFALQLPAALYRLRWIIAVVAAATILVSVLYAVWVANNPQVLANFGTDAELQKIAQNDFVNYYSDNPAASFTGQVWTNNAWITAQCVAFGIVGVYVPFVLLQNAMNIGVSAGVLFHFGYGAEFFQYILPHGMLELTAIFVGAAAGLRIFWAFIAPAARTRGQALAEDGRALFTVAIGLIFVLLVSGVIEGFVTPQPWPWPVKVAIGAVALGAFVFYIVFVGGRASRAGETGDLEEFDAGAKRLIAA from the coding sequence ATGGATCTCGACGCATTCTCAGCAGCACATCGAGACGACTGGGCTCGTCTTGATGACCTCGGCCGACGCCGCACGTACTCGGGCGCCGAGGCCGACGAGCTCATCGACCGGTACCAGTCGGGCGCAACCGAGCTGTCCGCGCTGAAGACGTCGGCGGGCTCGACGGTGGCGGGCGACCGGCTCTCGGTATCGTTGTCGCGTGCCCGGCAGCGCTTCACCGGGTCGAGCGCCAACCTCTTCGCGGCCATCCCGGCGTTCTTCGCCCTGCAGCTGCCCGCAGCCCTCTACCGCCTGCGCTGGATCATCGCGGTGGTCGCTGCGGCAACCATTCTGGTCAGCGTGCTGTATGCCGTCTGGGTGGCGAACAACCCGCAGGTCTTGGCGAACTTCGGCACCGACGCCGAGCTGCAGAAGATCGCTCAGAACGACTTCGTGAACTACTACTCCGACAACCCCGCCGCGTCGTTCACGGGCCAGGTCTGGACCAACAACGCCTGGATCACGGCCCAGTGCGTGGCATTCGGAATCGTGGGCGTCTACGTTCCGTTCGTGCTGCTGCAGAACGCCATGAACATCGGCGTGTCGGCCGGCGTGCTGTTCCACTTCGGTTATGGCGCCGAGTTCTTTCAGTACATCTTGCCGCACGGCATGCTCGAGCTCACGGCGATCTTCGTCGGAGCCGCCGCGGGCCTGCGCATCTTCTGGGCCTTTATCGCGCCCGCCGCCCGCACCCGTGGCCAAGCCCTGGCCGAAGACGGCCGTGCGCTCTTCACGGTGGCGATCGGGCTCATCTTCGTGCTGCTGGTCTCGGGGGTCATCGAAGGTTTCGTGACGCCGCAGCCGTGGCCCTGGCCGGTGAAGGTCGCCATCGGGGCGGTGGCGTTGGGCGCCTTCGTGTTCTACATCGTGTTCGTCGGGGGCCGGGCATCCCGAGCCGGCGAGACCGGCGACCTCGAGGAGTTCGACGCTGGCGCCAAGCGCCTCATCGCCGCCTGA
- a CDS encoding RDD family protein: MAEPLLAPTAAAHSLEYNDDLMVTGEAVALDVRPAGFILRAAGGIIDVTVSIALFLLLFWLISVSLSATGADPALTRALTLATLVFCIVVVPTAVETALHGRSLGKLAIGARIVRDDGGATSFRHAFVRALTGVLEIYATLGGLAVLVSLLNAKSKRLGDLLAGTYSQHERVPHLPSAAAAMPPALYGWAQVADVARLPDRLSRRIAQFLAQAPGMTPDARARHASSLLAEALPYVSPVVPVHPEVLLTGIAALRRDREFAALQLERARLERLSPILKGLPHGFPDR; the protein is encoded by the coding sequence ATGGCCGAGCCACTTCTTGCGCCCACCGCTGCCGCACACTCACTCGAGTACAACGACGACCTGATGGTGACCGGTGAGGCCGTCGCGCTCGACGTGCGGCCGGCGGGGTTCATTCTGCGCGCCGCCGGGGGCATCATCGACGTGACCGTGTCGATCGCGCTGTTTCTGCTGCTGTTCTGGCTGATCAGCGTATCTTTGTCGGCAACCGGCGCCGACCCCGCGCTGACCCGCGCGCTGACACTGGCGACCCTGGTGTTCTGCATCGTGGTCGTGCCGACCGCCGTCGAGACCGCGCTGCACGGGCGCTCTCTCGGCAAACTCGCCATCGGGGCCCGCATCGTGCGCGACGACGGTGGTGCGACGTCGTTCCGTCATGCGTTCGTGCGCGCACTGACCGGCGTGCTCGAGATCTACGCCACGCTCGGCGGGCTCGCGGTGCTCGTCTCGCTGCTCAACGCGAAATCGAAGCGGCTGGGCGACCTTCTGGCCGGAACGTACAGCCAGCACGAACGAGTGCCCCACCTGCCGTCAGCGGCAGCAGCGATGCCGCCCGCGCTCTACGGCTGGGCGCAGGTCGCCGACGTGGCGCGACTGCCCGACCGGTTGTCGCGCCGCATCGCTCAGTTTCTCGCCCAGGCGCCCGGCATGACTCCGGATGCCCGTGCCAGACACGCCTCGAGCCTGCTGGCCGAGGCGCTGCCCTACGTCTCGCCCGTCGTACCCGTTCACCCCGAGGTGCTGCTCACCGGAATCGCGGCCCTTCGCCGCGATCGCGAATTCGCCGCGCTGCAACTCGAACGCGCGCGCCTCGAGCGCCTCTCGCCCATTCTCAAGGGCCTGCCGCACGGTTTCCCCGACCGCTGA